A window of the Zootoca vivipara chromosome 14, rZooViv1.1, whole genome shotgun sequence genome harbors these coding sequences:
- the KNOP1 gene encoding lysine-rich nucleolar protein 1: protein MVRNQTVVAIEENGYYDLQTKVKAKKKKCLVNGEGSDQIDSMKKNASKLKSKGCTNLPIVIESSSYSELLNETDEMPKKLKRKGTQRFSCDQDGDCEISSKELPIEQQEATIFISKKRKRDITDSGGIGDGFPAKKKKKHKPAHCVIQLSGEDEDEPVRHISKKQKNISQETMFHDGKKIQTGDRDIVKEKKVCCLKEKGIANTEHQLEEEFGYMRRSLAFQQILEGTTNVSEEESKVMKKKRKKKKRKQPLLTLEDNQDNQSGVSIESQPKQKSKRKPSDGKEKTGLISNSEQDSKVKKKKMKKRKTQTKVESDHSALLEDDGDVATNESWSATKRTKNAPKSKKAQDHVVSWEDGRSENDSRQHIKKKKKKKKDRENRGSKACGEEPSFKKAKIKQEPKEGDEEIKVVAFKKGNCDEIQIDKLRRQALQEEIDRESGKMKTVKEEGESDAYFGQWTTATFENSEQKNKFLRLMGGFKKVSVPVQGPPAHASKLNMALDKSKEQNLQQKLQTEFEKALAWKHHRGIGLGFQPPIQKQVHIDKFASRSIKFED from the exons ATGGTTAGAAACCAGACAGTTGTTGCAATAGAAGAAAATGGCTATTATGATTTACAAACCAAAGTCaaggcaaagaaaaagaagtgcttGGTAAATGGAGAGGGTTCAGATCAGATAGATTCAATGAAGAAAAATGCTTCCAAATTGAAGAGCAAAGGTTGTACAAACCTTCCCATTGTTATAGAAAGCAGTTCATATTCAGAATTATTAAATGAAACTGATGAAATGCCTAAGAAGCTCAAGAGAAAAGGAACACAAAGATTTTCTTGTGATCAAGATGGTGATTGTGAGATTTCTAGTAAAGAGCTGCCAATAGAACAGCAGGAAGCCACTATTTTCATTAGTAAGAAACGCAAAAGGGATATTACAGACAGTGGTGGAATTGGTGATGGATttcctgcaaagaaaaagaaaaaacacaaacctGCTCACTGTGTAATACAACTTAGTGGAGAAGATGAGGATGAGCCTGTAAGACACatctccaaaaaacaaaaaaacatttctcaggaGACTATGTTTCATGACGGAAAAAAGATTCAGACAGGTGACAGGGATATTGTCaaggaaaaaaaagtttgctgtttaaaagaaaaaggtatCGCCAACACTGAACACCAGTTAGAAGAAGAATTTGGTTATATGAGGAGATCTCTTGCTTTTCAACAGATTCTAGAGGGCACAACCAATGTatcagaagaagaaagcaaagtaatgaagaagaagaggaagaaaaagaaaagaaagcaacctCTTCTGACATTAGAGGATAACCAGGACAATCAGTCTGGTGTTTCTATTGAAAGccaaccaaaacaaaaatctaaaaGAAAGCCAAGCGATGGCAAGGAGAAAACGGGTCTGATCTCAAACTCTGAACAAGacagcaaagtgaagaagaagaaaatgaagaagagGAAAACCCAGACCAAAGTTGAAAGCGATCATTCAGCTCTCTTGGAGGATGATGGAGATGTGGCTACAAATGAGAGCTGGTCAGCAACAAAGAGGACTAAGAACGCCCCCAAATCCAAAAAGGCACAAGACCATGTAGTGAGCTGGGAAGATGGCAGATCTGAAAATGACAGCAGGCAGcacatcaagaagaagaagaagaagaaaaaggaccgGGAGAACAGAGGCTCCAAAGCCTGTGGAGAAGAGCCCAGTTTCAAGAAAGCAAAGATTAAACAAGAACCAAAG GAAGGggatgaagaaataaaagtggTGGCATTTAAGAAAGGAAACTGTGACGAAATACAAATAGACAAG TTGAGACGGCAGGCTCTCCAAGAAGAGATTGACAGGGAATCTGGCAAAATGAAGACTGTCAAGGAAGAGGGAGAATCG GATGCCTATTTTGGCCAGTGGACCACAGCGACCTTTGAAAATTCAGAGCAAAAAAACAAGTTTCTCCGGCTGATGGGTGGATTTAAGAAGGTTTCCGTGCCAGTCCAAGGTCCTCCAGCACATGCCTCCAAGCTGAACATGGCTCTGGACAAGAGCAAAGAGCAGAACCTGCAGCAGAAGCTACAGACTGAATTTGAGAAGGCGTTAGCTTGGAAGCACCACAGAGGCATTGGCCTTGGATTTCAGCCTCCCATTCAGAAGCAGGTGCACATAGATAAATTTGCATCAAGATCTATAAAATTTGAAGACTGA